Part of the Lolium rigidum isolate FL_2022 chromosome 6, APGP_CSIRO_Lrig_0.1, whole genome shotgun sequence genome, gtcaaccACCGTGAGAATGACAGACTTGCCGCCCACCTTCGGaaggccctcgatgaagtccatggagatgtcagcCCACACCTGCGAGGGAACGTCAAGCGGCTGCAAGACACCAGCCGGGCGCAAAGTCTCCGTCTTGTTGCGCTGGCATGTCTCACATGAACGCACCCAATCCTGGACCATGGCCCGATCGCCAGGGACGTAGAAGTCCGCGCGCAGACGGTGGAGCGTCTTTTGGACACCCTCATGACCCGCAGAATGCGCCAAGAGTAGCACCTGATGATAGCCTGAGCGtaggtcgagcttggtgaagaaccgCGCCCCGTGGAGCTCGTCAAATAGCTCATCGACCACCGGAATCAGGAACTTGTCCTTGAGTGTGAGGGCGTTGAGGGCGCGGTAGTCGATGCAGAAACGCCACGTGCCATCCGACTTGCGCACCAACAGCACCGGCGCGGAGAACGGGGACGTGGAAATCCTGATGATGCCCGCTGCCAGCATGAGCGCACACTGGCGCTCcagctcgtccttctgcagctgggggtaGCGGTATGGGCGTACTGCCACTGGTGCCGACCCCGGGAGCAGGTGGATGCGATGGTCACACGCTCGTGGGGGTGGCAGGCCCTGTGGCTCCTCGAAGATGGCGCCGTGCTGCTGCAGGAGGTGCGTCAGGAGGGGGTGCTCGGCGTCGTCGGCCCCGGAGACGAGCTGAAGCTGCGGAGCGGTGGAGGCGCCCCCGAGACCCTCCCCGCGAATGTGACGCCCCTGGCGCCAGAAGGTCATCGTCAGGGCGTCGAAGTCCCAAAGGATGGGACCGAGCGTCCGCAGAAAGTCGACGCCGAGGATGAAGTCaaagcagcccaagtcgatgccggcgcACGTGATGACGAAGTGCTCGTCGCCGATGGTGAGGGGTACGTGCTGGGCCACCCCATGGCAGTGAAGGCGGTCACCGTTGGCCACGGTCACGCGTAGGTTATCCCCACCCGTCGGCTGTATCGCGAGGCGGCGCATAGTGGCGGCGGGGAGAAAGTTATGCGTAGACCCCGTGTCCAGCAGCGCCACCAGGGGCTCGCCCGGATAGTGACCGTGCAGGCATCGTCCGCTCGTGGCGGATGCCGGCGAGCGCGTGTAGAGAGACGACGAAGGCCGTGGCAGCCGCATCGGTCGGCTCGGCCGTCTCGGCGGCGGCCGTCCCGGTCGTCGGGTCGCCCTCCTCCATGTCGACTgtctccaggtagaagaggcgGGGGCACACGTGACCGGGCGTGTATGggtcgtcgcagttgaagcagaGCCCAAGGCGGCGGCGTTCGAGCTGCTCGGCCGGGGTGAGGCGGCGGAACGTGCGTGTAGCCGCGGGGGCGGGGCCGGTCGGTCCCGGTGGGGCGGGgcgggcggccgccgcggccgtaggaggaggccgggcggcgcGGGTGCCGCGGCCCAGGGACGCCTGCTGAACCGCCTGGGCGCGACGCTCATAGGCGCGCGCGTAGTGCATTGCCGTCTGGAGGTCCTGCGGGGCCTGGAGCTCGACGTCCACGCGGATGTGGTCCGGGAGGCCGCCAATGAAGAGCTCGGCGCGCTGTTGCCCCGTCACTCCGGGTGCATGGCATGCGAGGGCCTGGAAGCGGTCGGCGAAATCCTgcaccgtggtggtgaaggcTAGCCGGCCGAGTTCCGCTAAGCGGCTGCCGCGGATAGGGGGGCCGAAGCGTAGGAGGCAGAGCTCGCGGAAGCTGTCCCATGGGGGCATGCcaccctcgtcctgctcgagggagTAATACCATGTTtgggcggcgccgcggaggtggTACGAGGCGAGCCAAGTCCGATCCGACGCGAGGGTGCGCTGCCCGCGGAAGAATTGCTCGCATTGGTTGAGCCAGTTGAGGGGGTCCTCGACGCCGTCGTACGTGGCAAAGTCGAGCTTGGCGTAGCGTGGGGGAGCGAGGCCGGCGGTGCCCTGGCCAGTGTACTCCATGCGGCCAGCGGAGGGCTCCGCAAAGCGCGCGTACGCCGGCTCCGGGAAGGATGGCCTCGGAGGGTCCCCGGCCGCCGTGTAGACGGGCGTCGGTGCTGATGCGGCCGAGTAGACGGGCGGGGACTCCGTCGCGGTTACCCACACCGATAGTCGGGAGGGCGACGGCGGAAACTGCACCCGCTGGATGGGGACGCCCTGGGACGGCGAGGCGGAACCGGTGGCGGGGGCCGGCGGCcatgacgaccatggcggcggaggcggcgaggccgGGGGTGGCGCGGGCATGCCCTGGGCGGGCGGAAACGCCGGCGCAGCCGGGTAGGCGCTGAGGGCCGGCGGCAGTGGCGGCGTGGGCAGCCCCTGCGTGCCGATCAGGTACAGGCGGATGCCCTGCACCGCGGTGGCGAGGTCGCGGATTGCCGTCGAGACCTCCTGCTGCGAGAGGAGGGGCGCGGCGTCGGCGGCCTCCGCCAAGGGTGCCGCGGCTCCCGTGGAGGGCGGCGGCTGCGAGGGCGGCGGTGCGGATGGTGGCGGGTTGGGCGGCGcggaagtggtggtggtggccggtgaAGATGACATGATCGAACGAGGacgctctgataccaaattggtagaatCAGCGTGTCTACCAGGACGGgggcgtagattgtaggggtggaagtgttgcgatggagaggaggagaggcggcgccggcggcagggcgccgtcgcggatgcgtgggaggcggcggctagggtttggggcggcGCGGACAGGAGAAGGCCGACTCCtctgggagtcggcaataatgatattgattattgcttgatcgatatagtctattacaacttgtatttataagagaattgcgaaaccctaatctctgctaactgggctaagcccctaactaggcctggccggttgggccaacgggccccctccggcggtagaccaggccggtcataacatacatccatattgaagtcaattaatatgaatcggagggagtacaaatatATACATGACAGAACATCATGATACTCTATAAGATTGCATACATGCCATGTTTAGTCTAAGAAGAGTTACTAATGTTATTGAACATAGATAGAAAAATCAAGATAAAAACAATGCTTCTAATCTAACCATGAGGAAGAGAGCAAACCTGTGGATCGATCAGACCACCGCGTCTCATACACCTTAAACGCATGACAAATGAAGCTGGATCAGTACAGGATCCTACCCAATCGCCATTGAGAAAGATCTTAACCATTTTAGGAATCTCCTCGACATGAATTTCATCCAGTTTATTCATTCCACAAGACATAAATCTGTCAATCAATGGCTGTGCCACTCTACAGCTAACAATAGCAGTCACAGCTAGATTTTTCACAAGCCCACAGTTTTCACCATCAGGAGTGGACATAAAACACATCTTTCCCCAGTAGGACGGATTGCTGCAAGGTTTTTCCTTGATGTTAGTTTAAATGAGGGCATATAAATCACAAAATGGACATGCAAGTGTGCAACACTTGGTCTAAGAAATTACTTACGGATATCTTGCATCACCAGCTTTCCCAGCATAAGCAACCTGCTGGCGACTTTTCCTCAAGTCTGACATCATTTGAAGAGGATTTGTTCTCCTTAGCGTTGCAACAATTCCTGAGCATCTTTCATTTCTTTTGAAGGGGTGGCACCAAGAACCAGTAGCAAAGGCACGATTTATACCATTAGTAATAACTGAAGCATCAAGGTAGCGCAGAGGAAACTCTAAATCGCGGTCACTATTCAAATCTCTCTGCAAGGCCTTAACCATGAGTCTCTCTGCATGCCTAAGATGCGCACGAAGTTCTCTTCCAAGCAATTCACCAGGTAGCTCCAACCTTTTGTTCCTGAAATCATCCTTATTATCACATTTGCGCTTCCCAGTAAAAGCCATTAGAAGGCATTTGACCATGTAACCTAAGAAATATGCTTTATTCCTATTCCCACTTATACCAGGAAACAGATTCTTAGCAACATAATCATCAAACGACTCTGCTGGAGGAAATTTTTGACTCTTGACCAAATCATCCACATACTGGCGGGCTTTATCGGACTTGCGAAAGCCTTCACACAGTTCACCTGATTCACTAATAGTTGCAGATATCGCGTTCATGACAGAAGCATCACAGTCTCCCATGTCTATCATATCAAATGCTTCCTTGTCAGATGATACGCCTAGCGCAAAAAACATTAGCCAAATAGGCATATTGGCATACAAAAAGGAGAAGGAAATGATTTTGCTCCCACTGGTATCATTATTCTTTGTAGAATCAATTAGTGTGATATATATTCTTCTTTTTCTGATTTCAGACAAATAAGAGACAGTCCAATAAGGCCGGTCAGCAACCCAAATCCTGGTCAAGCATTTTTGCTCTTGCGCGATGAATACCTGAAGAGTTGAAATATAGTGAGATCCAAGAAGCTTGCAATATGTTATAAAATTAGCACTGTATCAgacaattgctactctagaagaaCCGCTCCCCAAGAGAATAGCTTAATTGCCTAACAAGATCATGAAGTGAGTCTAGATGTGCCTATGTTATCAGCAGAACCTCATGTCCATACATCATTGGCCTAATTTTGGAAAATCTTAACTAGTAacctccattccaatgaataaggcttatattatttttgaaaagtcaaaccatctaaagtttgaccaagtttttacaaaaaaatattaacatgcaaaatacaaaatcaatatcattaaatATATCATGAGATATATTTTCAAATGATATCTATAAAATGTCATATTTGTTGACAGGCttctctaaaagtttggtcaaactttgcttagcttgacttttcaaaaaatatataagccttattcattggaGCAGAGGTAGTATATGGCATAGACTGGAGTTGATGACGCGCAGTTCATCCATGCCTCCACCCTCCATTTCCAATATTACTAAAAGATTTGTAACAAGATGCACAAACTAACTAACTGGAACACAATGAGACTCCCACGCAAAGGTAAGCACCTCCAAGACAAAGATGCAAGAtgacaaaaagcacaaatgtgcaGAAGTGACACTGGTCTAAGCAGACCCATGCACATGATAAAAATTTTAACTGGTCTTTTTCTGTAGGGTATAAGTTAACTCTTTTGATAGCACTCCATGTGCAGCTGTATACTATAATAGAATTATCCTAAATGATCATAGTGTTTGGCACTAATGCCTTCGAAAACAGATATGTGGGCTTCCTTTCATTAGATAAGAGCAAGAATATATAAGATTATTcaattaaaatataaaaaatccACAGCTCTGTAGTACTGATAATGCAACATTCCAAGCATGATAGATTAAATAAAATAAGCAACGAGACATCAATATTATTATACCTTCTCCATTCCCTTGATCAAAAAATATCCACCAGAATCATAAAGGCAGTCAATTGCCTTATCTGCATGCCCACTTTTCTTATCTTTATGCTCACTTTTCTTATCTTTATGCAGCCAGCATAAGTTTGAATTAACCATAACTGGAAGGCGGCCAATATTCATTGCTGTAgtttcgttcatgataagaactctgCTGTGAACAGAAAGATCATTCCCTGTTTTAGCCTTGTCACTTTTCTCCATAGAATAAACCTGTTAACAGTTTAGAACATGACAGTCAATAGGGTGACTCAGTTACTGTACAACAACTAAGGACGCAAATATGAGCACCAATATCGATGTCATAACCTCAAAATACAGTATCCGACAACTTAGCACATACTTCCTCTGTTTCATAATAGAAGACTTTAACCTATCCAAAgcatcttatattctgaaacggAGGTACAAATAATGACATATCAACACAACAGTTCAATAGGATATGAACACAACAGTTCAATAGGATAAAGTGCAAAATACATTAACACACATAATGACATCTACAACTATGTATGCTGCTGAATGACTGCTGAACCAACATCATGCAAACATTGGTTCCTTGACTGCACCAATTCATGTACTGTCAATGGACCATTTTGGTATATTGATTAGGGCACCAGTGAAAGAACAGCTACGTATTGAATGTAGACGACAAAAGCTTCACAAGATCAGTAGATAGACAGAGAAGGAATTGAGTATTTTTACAGGATTAGCTTATGAGAACAGGATTGAAATTGTGTGTTGTCAAGAGCAATTTAAAAGTGGGTTATGCCATACATGTCATTTTGCAATTTCAAGTAAATTTTGGGGATTCTACAGATTGTGTGCATGTGTGAGACACTTCGCAAATAGATAACAGCAAAAAGAATATGTAATTAACATATATAGAACATGAAAACTGCTGACCTTGATATTCACTTCTACCTCCATTTTGGAAGAATATGTCATATTTTGGAGGCGAGCATGTCTCGGCTCGAGGACGAGTGACTCCTCAGCAAAATCAGTTTTTTCAGACCAAAATACGGGCTTATGTAGTTCCACTTTCCCAAACTTGATGATGGCATGCCTCCAACCACCTGGTCCTTTCCTTGAAGGATCATAATCCGGCTCAACGGTAATTTCCCCTAGCGAATGAAAAAGCTCCTGGAGCCCATGCGAGACAAATTGGTTGTAGGAATTCAACTGATGGCTAATCAGACCAATCTCGTCAAAAAATGACCTTGAGGCTTCCTTGCAGAACTCCTCTAGACTTCCCAAGCTCATGTCAATGGGAACTTCTGGATGTGACTCAGAAGAGTACTTCCCTTTACTATCATCATCCAGGGATGATCTCCCATTCGCATCCACATCCATAAAAGACAGATCTCTGTCAACATCCATAGAAGACTGCCCGTTCGAATCATCCATGGTATGGGATCTGCTCCCTCCAGTGTCATCCAGTATCATAGATTCCAGCTCAGGCTCAGGGCCATTTGTTGATTGCCCACTGTCCCTTGGTGGATCTTCCATTACACGAGCAGAGGACGCTAATACCATGTCAAGTATCGCGATTCGCAATGCCATCATACAAAAAACACCACATTAGATACTGATAATTTGAACTACAAAATGCATTCTACAGTGCAGCATTGAATACTACAAATTGAACTGTTGAAATGATTATTAGCCATAAATGGCGATACTCGTGGTGTTAGTATTAATCTTGTCAATGTAGTTGGCTAGTACAAGGAGCTAGCTTAGTCATGAAGTATCTAGGGCATGTACAGAGAACTCTAGAATTAAGAATGTTCAAGAGTGAGATATTTAGGAGTAGTATTAAATATCTAGAGTTTGTAGAGAATTCTAAAAGGGTTTGGATTGTGACATATGGCAACAAAAGGGTCATGTACAAGTATAAATAGGGGTATCACCCCTCCCATCTAAGCAAGCTTGGTACACTTGAGATATCTAACAAAGCTTCCTACTAGTAGAAGCCATGCGTGTGAAGCACAAGCTTCCTAGTTCCTAGTAGTATAAGCCATGTGTGTGTACATGTGTGTGAGGCACATCAAAACAGAGCTGTGTGTGAAGCACATCTCTTTAGGGGAGAGAGATAGTCCTGAGTGAGAGCTAGTAGATAGCATAGCTCCAACACGTGGTATGTGTACGCACACACGTATACGTCATTATCTCGAAAAGGTTAATACGTCAATCTCCACATGACAATGAATGAAGACATAACCTTTTTTAGATGAATGAAGTGTGTTGCTTACACTGCACTAAAAGTAACACAAGACATCTACTAACGGCACAAAATGATCTAACAGATTGCGCAATAAAAAGAAAGCCAGCCTTAACTTAATTCAACGCCGCTACATGAAGTAAAGACAATAACAgacaccctaaccctaaacagaTCACACAGGGCACCCTAGCTTCACATTCATAAGGGCATTGGAAGCCATCAAAGTTTTTTCAAAACAACTCAATTCAGTCCCCACACCACCATCTATGCGCCACAATAATCTCGATTTCATCAGTACAAAATCAATATGGCCGGCTATATAACAGATGGGAGATCTAACAAGGGAACATGGAGGGCACACGCAGCAAAATCCCCCCAAAATAACGATTCTAAcactcaaccacaaacaaattcaCATACGCATCATTCTCTCGAAAAGGTAAATACCTCAATCTCAGCAGGACAGTAAATGAAACATATGGCCTTTTTTAGATGATGAGTGAGGTGTATGAGGTTAGGGTGGCGCGAATCGTCATTTTCTGCTCATGTAGTGGCGTCAAAGTAAGTTAGGGCAGGGTTTCTTTTTATTTGCGCAACCTGCTACTACTAGATATTCTGTGCTACTTTTAGTGGTGGTTTGGATACGTGAGATTAGCGGCCAGATATTGTAAAATGAGTTTTAGACTGGTTTTTAGGAAAATCACTTTTACTAAAATTTCGGCTGAGAATTAGTTTAGAGTAAATCACGTCTGGGTTGAAAAAGTCAAATACGGGTTTGTACTATTTCTTTGTTTGCATAAAGATTAGCGATTCAGTGCTCCGGCTACAGAGGTGCATGCTCGTTCGACCTTGCTGTCTATGGAGTCCTCGCCACCGATGCTTGCCATTATTTCCGATCTCCAGAGGAGCAAGCAACCGGAGGAAACGCCATGGCTGCAAGCGAAGCTCACCTCGCGGCGTGGAATCGCTAGACGGCGGTCACCGCACAGTACTAGGACGCTACCAGCTCCTTGACGCGGACCAAGAGGCACGGCGTAGCTCCCTCAACGCCTAGGACGCCGCACTTGCCGCTCATCGGCATGACCAACGCAGGCTCCTTGAAGATCCGGCTTGCCTGATTAATGCTCCTCGGCGACCTGGGGGCTAGGACGGCATGCTTAATGCTCCTCGACGCGGCCATTGCAAGGCTCCTCGGCGGTGGCCAGCCGCATGCCCTGGGTTACGCGGGCATACAGGCATTGAAAAATGGCATGGTGGAATCTGAGCTTTCCGAGAACTAAGTTTTCTACATCCACAGACTTTTCACGTGAGCCAAACAAGGTTTTGTTCGGTTAAACGGTTCCCCTGGTTTGTAGAATTCGGGTTCTGTGTATCCCACATATCCAAACAACTTCTTAGTGCAGTGTGAGCCATACACTTGAACAACAAAAGGACGATTCACGCCACCCTAACCTCAAACATGCCACACTGGACACCGTGGCTCACATTCATGACGGTTTTTTTTTGACAGTAAAACCGTAGGGGATTTGTGATTTTCTATTGACAAAATGTTATGTACAAAGGTAGAATTCAAGAAATTGAGACATTCATGACGGGTTTTTTTTTAAGTAAAACCGTAGGGGATTTGTGATTTTCTATTGATGAAATGTTATGTACAAAGGTTTAACTCAAGAAACTGAGACATTCATGACGGTTGACGAGCTGAAGGCATTAGAAGACACCCAACATTTTGGCAGAACAACTGAAAACAGTCTCTCCCCACCCAAAAAAGTAGAGTAAATTTTATGCGGGCCAGTGATCTGGATTATAGCAGTGAAGGGGATGTGGGGAGCACACACGTTTCAGCGAAGCCCACCCAGAAAGTAAACTGGTATAAATCAATACGCCCCGCCTATATAACAGACTGGAAGATCTAAGTTGTAACGAGGGGATGTGGGGAGCACACACACGCGTTTCAGCGAAAATAAACTGATTCTGCAGCTCCACCGCAAACAAATCAACGGCACACTGGACGCGTTGGATACGAGGTAATGTCCGGATCAGACTGCTGCTGGCGGAAAAGGGTACACGAGGACAGAAGAGAAAAATGATGTATTCTGCAGCTCCTCTCCCGGTGAGTAGCCGCGAGAGGAAGGAAGGGCGAGGAGGGGTTCGAATGTGAGTTTTCGCCGGAGTTGCGGAAGAACTGGGTCAGGACTCAGGAGGAGGCCGGATGCCGCCGGCGTTCCCCCTCCCTCCGCCGTTCTGCTCCCGCCCGtcgatctagggttaggggcgCGCCTCTCGAGGGGGAAGGACGGCCGGGGAG contains:
- the LOC124668008 gene encoding DNA-directed RNA polymerases IV and V subunit 2-like isoform X1; the encoded protein is MMALRIAILDMVLASSARVMEDPPRDSGQSTNGPEPELESMILDDTGGSRSHTMDDSNGQSSMDVDRDLSFMDVDANGRSSLDDDSKGKYSSESHPEVPIDMSLGSLEEFCKEASRSFFDEIGLISHQLNSYNQFVSHGLQELFHSLGEITVEPDYDPSRKGPGGWRHAIIKFGKVELHKPVFWSEKTDFAEESLVLEPRHARLQNMTYSSKMEVEVNIKVYSMEKSDKAKTGNDLSVHSRVLIMNETTAMNIGRLPVMVNSNLCWLHKDKKSEHKDKKSGHADKAIDCLYDSGGYFLIKGMEKVFIAQEQKCLTRIWVADRPYWTVSYLSEIRKRRIYITLIDSTKNNDTSGSKIISFSFLYANMPIWLMFFALGVSSDKEAFDMIDMGDCDASVMNAISATISESGELCEGFRKSDKARQYVDDLVKSQKFPPAESFDDYVAKNLFPGISGNRNKAYFLGYMVKCLLMAFTGKRKCDNKDDFRNKRLELPGELLGRELRAHLRHAERLMVKALQRDLNSDRDLEFPLRYLDASVITNGINRAFATGSWCHPFKRNERCSGIVATLRRTNPLQMMSDLRKSRQQVAYAGKAGDARYPNPSYWGKMCFMSTPDGENCGLVKNLAVTAIVSCRVAQPLIDRFMSCGMNKLDEIHVEEIPKMVKIFLNGDWVGSCTDPASFVMRLRCMRRGGLIDPQVEIKRDKHQLPGEVRVFSDAGRILRPLLVVENLNKITKRKGCPYSFQTLVQQEIIEFIGVEEEEDIQCAWGIRHLFPSSGQEVPGYTHCELNGSFLLGLSCGLIPFANHNFARRVLYQSEKHSQQAIGYSTTNPRTRVDTLSHQLYYPQKPLFKTVTADCIGRSDYPFGRKDGFSRPEYFNGQNAIVAVNVHQGFNQEDSLVINRASLERGMFRTELIRSYKAEVETKEPIKRLKMKEKVNFGKMESKRGRVDNLDDDGLPYVGASLQSGDIVIGKVSESGEDHSIKLKHTEKGMVQRVLLSANDEGKNFAVVSLRQVRSPCVGDKFSSMHGQKGVVGFLESQENFPFTCQGIVPDIVINPHAFPTRQTPGQLLEAALGKGIALGGKIRYATPFTTASLEVISEQLHKAGFQRWGAEGVLNGQSGERMKSLIFMGPNFYQRLTHMSEDKVKFRNTGPVHPLTRQPVADRKRFGGVKFGEMERDCLLAHGAAANLHERLFMLSDFSEMHVCQTCERAANVIIRPVQGGKKIRGPYCGFCRSSENIVRIAVPYGAKLLYQELFSMGICLKFKTEVC
- the LOC124668008 gene encoding DNA-directed RNA polymerases IV and V subunit 2-like isoform X2 encodes the protein MEDPPRDSGQSTNGPEPELESMILDDTGGSRSHTMDDSNGQSSMDVDRDLSFMDVDANGRSSLDDDSKGKYSSESHPEVPIDMSLGSLEEFCKEASRSFFDEIGLISHQLNSYNQFVSHGLQELFHSLGEITVEPDYDPSRKGPGGWRHAIIKFGKVELHKPVFWSEKTDFAEESLVLEPRHARLQNMTYSSKMEVEVNIKVYSMEKSDKAKTGNDLSVHSRVLIMNETTAMNIGRLPVMVNSNLCWLHKDKKSEHKDKKSGHADKAIDCLYDSGGYFLIKGMEKVFIAQEQKCLTRIWVADRPYWTVSYLSEIRKRRIYITLIDSTKNNDTSGSKIISFSFLYANMPIWLMFFALGVSSDKEAFDMIDMGDCDASVMNAISATISESGELCEGFRKSDKARQYVDDLVKSQKFPPAESFDDYVAKNLFPGISGNRNKAYFLGYMVKCLLMAFTGKRKCDNKDDFRNKRLELPGELLGRELRAHLRHAERLMVKALQRDLNSDRDLEFPLRYLDASVITNGINRAFATGSWCHPFKRNERCSGIVATLRRTNPLQMMSDLRKSRQQVAYAGKAGDARYPNPSYWGKMCFMSTPDGENCGLVKNLAVTAIVSCRVAQPLIDRFMSCGMNKLDEIHVEEIPKMVKIFLNGDWVGSCTDPASFVMRLRCMRRGGLIDPQVEIKRDKHQLPGEVRVFSDAGRILRPLLVVENLNKITKRKGCPYSFQTLVQQEIIEFIGVEEEEDIQCAWGIRHLFPSSGQEVPGYTHCELNGSFLLGLSCGLIPFANHNFARRVLYQSEKHSQQAIGYSTTNPRTRVDTLSHQLYYPQKPLFKTVTADCIGRSDYPFGRKDGFSRPEYFNGQNAIVAVNVHQGFNQEDSLVINRASLERGMFRTELIRSYKAEVETKEPIKRLKMKEKVNFGKMESKRGRVDNLDDDGLPYVGASLQSGDIVIGKVSESGEDHSIKLKHTEKGMVQRVLLSANDEGKNFAVVSLRQVRSPCVGDKFSSMHGQKGVVGFLESQENFPFTCQGIVPDIVINPHAFPTRQTPGQLLEAALGKGIALGGKIRYATPFTTASLEVISEQLHKAGFQRWGAEGVLNGQSGERMKSLIFMGPNFYQRLTHMSEDKVKFRNTGPVHPLTRQPVADRKRFGGVKFGEMERDCLLAHGAAANLHERLFMLSDFSEMHVCQTCERAANVIIRPVQGGKKIRGPYCGFCRSSENIVRIAVPYGAKLLYQELFSMGICLKFKTEVC
- the LOC124668008 gene encoding DNA-directed RNA polymerases IV and V subunit 2-like isoform X3; the encoded protein is MMALRIAILDMVLASSARVMEDPPRDSGQSTNGPEPELESMILDDTGGSRSHTMDDSNGQSSMDVDRDLSFMDVDANGRSSLDDDSKGKYSSESHPEVPIDMSLGSLEEFCKEASRSFFDEIGLISHQLNSYNQFVSHGLQELFHSLGEITVEPDYDPSRKGPGGWRHAIIKFGKVELHKPVFWSEKTDFAEESLVLEPRHARLQNMTYSSKMEVEVNIKVYSMEKSDKAKTGNDLSVHSRVLIMNETTAMNIGRLPVMVNSNLCWLHKDKKSEHKDKKSGHADKAIDCLYDSGGYFLIKGMEKVFIAQEQKCLTRIWVADRPYWTVSYLSEIRKRRIYITLIDSTKNNDTSGSKIISFSFLYANMPIWLMFFALGVSSDKEAFDMIDMGDCDASVMNAISATISESGELCEGFRKSDKARQYVDDLVKSQKFPPAESFDDYVAKNLFPGISGNRNKAYFLGYMVKCLLMAFTGKRKCDNKDDFRNKRLELPGELLGRELRAHLRHAERLMVKALQRDLNSDRDLEFPLRYLDASVITNGINRAFATGSWCHPFKRNERCSGIVATLRRTNPLQMMSDLRKSRQQVAYAGKAGDARYPNPSYWGKMCFMSTPDGENCGLVKNLAVTAIVSCRVAQPLIDRFMSCGMNKLDEIHVEEIPKMVKIFLNGDWVGSCTDPASFVMRLRCMRRGGLIDPQVEIKRDKHQLPGEVRVFSDAGRILRPLLVVENLNKITKRKGCPYSFQTLVQQEIIEFIGVEEEEDIQCAWGIRHLFPSSGQEVPGYTHCELNGSFLLGLSCGLIPFANHNFARRVLYQSEKHSQQAIGYSTTNPRTRVDTLSHQLYYPQKPLFKTVTADCIGRSDYPFGRKDGFSRPEYFNGQNAIVAVNVHQGFNQEDSLVINRASLERGMFRTELIRSYKAEVETKEPIKRLKMKEKVNFGKMESKRGRVDNLDDDGLPYVGASLQSGDIVIGKVSESGEDHSIKLKHTEKGMVQRVLLSANDEGKNFAVVSLRQVRSPCVGDKFSSMHGQKGVVGFLESQENFPFTCQGIVPDIVINPHAFPTRQTPGQLLEAALGKGIALGGKIRYATPFTTASLEVISEQLHK